Proteins encoded by one window of Nitrospirota bacterium:
- a CDS encoding DUF2723 domain-containing protein, with protein sequence MPPVLILYCATVAFCAAFIHGGMFWHDSPEFIMTSFFLLPSHPAGSPAYSLVAHVLTWLPIGPIPARVALLSTISSGLIVATLAHWAALPSRSTPRTSGLESIPTAVFLGGAFVTSVTLRTYALVPEVYPFHAAMLATAFGLVATVPGRRGTYAGAMALGIAACVHFSTLFYLPLFFSIPRPARGPEAAAARRHEGVPSPERRGGPWSASVSTGTAAPADARTQTGSPIVRRILSTLPVVALGYSTHLFLALRSIPDAPLYWGDLSQPARLLGHLLGTSEYGYLWRLTGSDLPPEIQEFLRKLAWEYPWSLLTFAGLGLVYGLKSRLRLTAAILLGSGLQIVFFMRFESFPAQYYLIWAVAAFAAGIGSRSVLELSRVPVLRAMVGATVVVLAVVLLYQSVEAQSGFRTFSQEASVDLTVDAVPPNGALVDSGQFVFQANYLSSIEHRRPDIRYFSLLREGLTEPDQLRIILPHLSERRPTTLRTDIDTTLFSGAKVAGPVFLIRPHPSHPSFEVLGRKWVKVAERFASPPPPDLPTSANIARITASQARWHLWNGRTAEAKRMFEMALAIQPRYATAIEGLGRVAELEGRTGDAIRLYRNALDRLSPTSPLRQKYLEALSKAEAHDPGSGKMP encoded by the coding sequence GTGCCGCCCGTTCTCATCCTCTACTGTGCCACGGTGGCCTTTTGCGCCGCGTTCATTCACGGCGGAATGTTCTGGCACGACAGCCCCGAATTCATCATGACATCCTTCTTCCTCCTCCCTTCGCATCCGGCCGGCTCGCCGGCCTACTCCCTCGTCGCCCATGTCCTGACGTGGCTGCCGATCGGCCCCATTCCAGCCCGTGTGGCTCTCCTTTCGACCATCTCCAGCGGATTGATCGTGGCGACCCTTGCCCACTGGGCGGCCCTTCCCTCGCGATCCACGCCCCGGACCTCCGGACTCGAATCCATACCGACCGCCGTTTTCCTTGGGGGCGCCTTCGTCACTTCCGTCACCCTCCGGACGTACGCGCTGGTTCCCGAAGTCTACCCCTTCCACGCGGCCATGCTGGCGACTGCATTCGGCCTTGTGGCCACCGTGCCGGGCCGGCGGGGCACGTACGCCGGCGCCATGGCCCTTGGAATTGCCGCGTGCGTGCATTTCTCCACCCTCTTCTACCTGCCCCTATTCTTTTCGATCCCTCGACCGGCCCGCGGTCCGGAGGCCGCGGCGGCGCGGCGCCACGAGGGCGTGCCGTCCCCGGAACGCCGGGGAGGGCCGTGGAGCGCGTCGGTCTCGACCGGCACGGCTGCCCCGGCCGATGCTCGGACGCAGACGGGGTCACCCATCGTCCGCCGCATCCTTTCGACGCTCCCTGTTGTGGCCTTGGGCTACTCCACTCACCTCTTCCTCGCCTTGCGCTCGATTCCCGATGCTCCCCTATATTGGGGCGATCTCTCGCAGCCCGCTCGCCTCCTCGGCCACCTCCTGGGAACCAGCGAATACGGCTACCTCTGGCGACTGACAGGATCGGATCTGCCCCCCGAAATTCAGGAATTCCTCAGGAAGCTGGCTTGGGAGTACCCGTGGTCTCTCCTCACCTTCGCGGGACTGGGCCTCGTCTACGGTCTCAAATCCAGACTACGGCTCACCGCAGCCATCCTTCTCGGGTCCGGCCTCCAAATCGTCTTCTTCATGCGATTCGAGAGTTTCCCGGCGCAGTACTACCTCATCTGGGCCGTAGCGGCTTTTGCCGCGGGAATCGGTTCTCGCTCAGTCTTGGAGCTCTCGCGAGTTCCCGTGCTTCGCGCGATGGTCGGAGCCACTGTGGTTGTTCTGGCCGTGGTCCTCCTCTACCAAAGCGTGGAAGCACAATCCGGCTTTCGAACCTTCTCCCAGGAAGCGTCCGTCGATCTGACCGTTGACGCCGTTCCCCCCAACGGAGCGCTGGTCGATTCGGGCCAGTTCGTTTTCCAGGCCAACTACCTGAGCAGCATCGAGCACAGACGTCCAGACATCCGATATTTCAGTCTCTTACGGGAAGGACTTACGGAACCGGATCAGCTTAGAATCATCCTGCCACACTTGTCCGAACGGCGACCCACCACGCTCCGGACCGATATCGACACAACCCTGTTCTCAGGAGCCAAGGTGGCCGGTCCGGTATTCCTGATCCGGCCGCATCCAAGCCACCCCTCCTTCGAAGTCCTGGGGAGGAAGTGGGTGAAGGTTGCCGAGCGATTCGCATCGCCGCCCCCGCCGGATCTGCCCACTTCCGCCAACATCGCCCGGATTACCGCCTCGCAGGCCCGTTGGCACCTCTGGAACGGCAGGACTGCGGAAGCGAAGCGCATGTTTGAAATGGCGCTGGCGATCCAGCCCCGGTATGCCACGGCCATTGAAGGGCTGGGGAGGGTGGCCGAGTTGGAGGGCCGAACCGGAGACGCGATCCGGTTGTACCGCAACGCTCTCGATCGGCTCAGCCCGACTTCTCCCCTGCGGCAGAAGTACCTTGAGGCGCTCTCCAAGGCGGAAGCCCACGACCCCGGTTCAGGGAAGATGCCGTAA
- a CDS encoding acetyl-CoA carboxylase carboxyltransferase subunit beta — MSLLDKTIPKELWVKCEGCHEVIFKKEVDRLMGICPKCQYHFRVPAPERLQSVLDSGSFQEWDTDVESTDFLRFRDTAAYPDRLKQAQKKTGLQEAIVTGSGKLNSRAIAIGVMDFRFMGGSMGYAVGEKVARLFDRAAESKTPAILFASSGGARMQEGIISLMQMAKTSAAIAAYQRSRCPYIAVLTDPTTGGVAASFAFLGDIIMAEPKALVGFAGPRVIEQTIKVQLPNGFQRAEFLLQHGMIDMIVSRPNLKSTLTTVIDLLAP, encoded by the coding sequence TTGAGCCTCCTCGACAAAACGATCCCGAAGGAGCTCTGGGTCAAGTGCGAGGGCTGCCATGAGGTCATCTTCAAAAAGGAAGTGGACCGCCTCATGGGAATCTGCCCGAAGTGCCAGTACCATTTCCGCGTGCCCGCCCCGGAACGGTTGCAGTCGGTGCTGGATTCCGGAAGTTTCCAGGAATGGGACACGGATGTAGAATCGACCGACTTCCTCCGATTTCGTGATACGGCAGCCTACCCGGACCGGCTGAAGCAGGCGCAGAAAAAAACCGGCCTTCAGGAAGCGATCGTCACGGGCTCGGGGAAGTTGAACTCCCGCGCCATCGCCATCGGAGTGATGGACTTCCGATTCATGGGGGGAAGCATGGGCTATGCGGTCGGCGAGAAAGTGGCGCGCCTGTTCGACCGTGCCGCGGAATCGAAAACTCCGGCCATCCTGTTTGCCTCGTCCGGAGGGGCGCGGATGCAGGAAGGCATCATTTCACTCATGCAAATGGCCAAAACGTCCGCGGCCATCGCGGCCTACCAGAGATCCCGATGCCCCTACATTGCGGTGCTGACCGACCCGACCACGGGCGGCGTTGCGGCGAGCTTCGCGTTTCTCGGGGACATCATCATGGCGGAACCGAAGGCGCTCGTGGGTTTCGCCGGTCCCCGTGTCATCGAGCAGACGATCAAAGTGCAGCTTCCCAATGGATTCCAACGGGCCGAATTCCTTCTCCAGCACGGAATGATCGACATGATTGTGAGCCGGCCGAATCTGAAATCGACCCTGACGACCGTCATAGACCTCCTGGCCCCATAA
- a CDS encoding inositol-3-phosphate synthase has translation MKKKIRLGIVGVGNCASSLVQGLEHYRKADPKKPVETMGLVHYEVGEYRPEDIEIVCAFDIDKRKVGKPLPEAIFAKPNCTKTFFTSFSKNGVSVHMGPVLDGVSPHMKEYPEDRVFQPASKEPADLVKVLKDSGCEILVNYLPVGSEKATHAYVEAALNAGVGMVNCIPVFIASKKEWAKRFVEKGIPIVGDDVKSQLGATVLHRTLVKLFRDRGVKVDRTYQLNTGGNTDFLNMLNRERLISKKISKTEAVQSQLHEPLPDDSIHIGPSDYVPWLNDNKLAFIRVEGRGFAGVPLELEVRLSVEDSPNSAGSAIDAIRCCKLALDRGVGGPLTSISACTMKHPPQQMTDERARTLVKDYIEGRAER, from the coding sequence ATGAAGAAGAAAATTAGGTTGGGAATTGTTGGTGTAGGCAACTGCGCCAGCTCCCTCGTTCAGGGCCTCGAGCACTACAGGAAGGCCGATCCCAAGAAGCCGGTTGAAACCATGGGGTTGGTCCATTACGAAGTGGGCGAGTATCGGCCGGAAGATATCGAGATTGTCTGCGCGTTCGACATCGACAAGCGGAAAGTCGGGAAGCCCTTGCCCGAGGCGATCTTCGCCAAACCCAACTGCACCAAGACCTTTTTCACATCTTTTTCCAAGAACGGCGTATCGGTTCACATGGGACCGGTTCTCGACGGCGTCTCCCCTCATATGAAGGAGTATCCGGAGGACCGGGTATTCCAGCCCGCCTCGAAGGAACCGGCCGACCTCGTCAAGGTTTTGAAGGACAGCGGTTGCGAGATCCTGGTGAACTATCTCCCGGTCGGTTCGGAAAAGGCCACCCACGCCTACGTGGAGGCGGCGCTCAACGCCGGCGTGGGAATGGTGAACTGCATTCCGGTGTTTATCGCTTCCAAGAAGGAATGGGCGAAGCGATTCGTCGAGAAGGGAATTCCCATCGTCGGGGACGACGTCAAGAGCCAGCTCGGAGCGACGGTGCTTCACCGCACGCTCGTAAAGCTGTTCCGCGATCGCGGTGTCAAGGTGGATCGAACCTATCAGCTCAACACCGGCGGTAACACCGATTTCCTGAACATGCTGAATCGCGAGCGTCTGATCTCCAAGAAAATTTCGAAAACGGAGGCGGTCCAGTCGCAGCTCCATGAACCCCTCCCGGACGATAGCATCCATATCGGGCCTTCGGATTATGTTCCCTGGCTGAACGACAACAAGCTGGCGTTCATCCGCGTGGAAGGCCGCGGGTTCGCCGGGGTCCCTCTGGAACTCGAAGTCCGCCTCTCGGTTGAAGACTCCCCGAACAGCGCCGGATCGGCCATCGACGCCATTCGATGCTGCAAACTGGCGCTGGATCGCGGCGTGGGCGGGCCTCTGACCTCGATTTCCGCCTGCACCATGAAGCATCCCCCTCAGCAGATGACGGACGAGCGCGCCCGCACACTCGTCAAGGACTATATCGAAGGCCGCGCCGAGCGATAG
- a CDS encoding CDP-alcohol phosphatidyltransferase family protein: MDLSPVWSLLGPLAVLYAIAVILLILYALTGVGTMNVKEEKYLKLHIPFGKYLVEFILWVFNPFEKFCRRFGITPNMLTLAGTALAGVAAVFYAKGRFIPAAWALAFGGIFDTIDGHLARRFGQDSRGGAFLDSTLDRYTEGVIFIGIATYYRESVFFLAALTALVGSMLVSYSKARGEGLGLDFKGGFLKRSERVFYLFLISAFTPIADLLRHRWPGLPPEFLFKVNLIFFAAATNLTAFYRIYNIHKTLDRGQRP, translated from the coding sequence TTGGATCTCTCCCCCGTCTGGTCTCTCCTCGGCCCGCTGGCCGTGCTCTACGCCATCGCCGTCATCCTCCTGATCCTCTACGCGCTGACCGGCGTGGGAACGATGAACGTAAAGGAGGAAAAATATCTCAAGCTCCATATCCCTTTCGGCAAATACCTGGTGGAGTTCATCCTTTGGGTGTTCAACCCGTTCGAAAAATTCTGCCGCCGATTCGGAATCACGCCGAACATGCTGACCCTGGCGGGGACGGCTCTCGCCGGAGTCGCGGCCGTCTTCTACGCGAAGGGCCGATTCATTCCGGCCGCCTGGGCTCTGGCCTTCGGCGGGATTTTCGACACGATCGACGGTCACCTGGCGCGTCGGTTCGGTCAGGACAGCCGGGGCGGGGCGTTCCTGGATTCGACGCTGGACCGGTACACCGAGGGGGTCATTTTCATCGGGATCGCCACGTACTATCGGGAAAGCGTGTTTTTTCTCGCGGCGCTTACCGCATTGGTCGGCTCCATGCTGGTCAGCTACAGCAAGGCGCGGGGCGAGGGGCTCGGGCTCGACTTTAAGGGTGGATTCCTCAAGCGATCGGAGAGGGTTTTCTACCTGTTTCTCATTTCGGCCTTCACACCGATTGCCGACCTCCTCCGGCATCGATGGCCCGGGCTGCCCCCCGAATTCCTGTTCAAGGTGAACCTGATCTTCTTCGCTGCCGCAACGAACCTGACCGCGTTCTATCGGATCTACAACATTCACAAAACTCTTGATCGAGGTCAACGACCGTGA